The following are encoded in a window of Fulvia fulva chromosome 7, complete sequence genomic DNA:
- a CDS encoding SWM histone demethylase complex subunit: MEEHNDGNAHAEVAPDNVVTNQERVSAAPPASDCNLTEIEELDAQIGATAGDDSNIVVAPGNRPGNAQTDDLLKPIDANAKAESAAKAGPSDGEALREDITTSVQVNGTPSRGNGTPARGGRGGSHASIAGTGGTDAMMIDTGLAMAQSTPVTARGRGRGRGGGRPRGKGRGGGRGGKRKRDEDDDGASDSSDEITPIATMTKSGRSIQKPTSFVPPPPSPTTNKRRRHYTNRKNPESAVCKVCLRGTSPASNQVVFCDGCNAPYHQWCHKPPIPSAVTEDVDKEWFCAECESERVVPVPQAEVASFVSGEGIPAEERQQYFSRLPPGMLVTLLTKATTMKPDLPLFAPEFKTKQQANAAGTNGTNGHTSTSKAAFAPPSQPHLGSVRPSIPAAHPDDDNYGPDTHPPNYPTPGQGLMSTLPPETEDLQYLVEDEDKHGVFTHVYRTDIAAAMSQSTGPGSGTP, encoded by the exons ATGGAGGAACACAACGATGGAAACGCGCATGCGGAGGTCGCACCCGACAATGTGGTCACGAACCAGGAAAGAGTATCCGCGGCTCCGCCGGCCTCTGATTGTAATCTTACAGAGATAGAGGAGCTAGACGCTCAGATCGGTGCAACTGCTGGCGATGATTCAAACATTGTAGTCGCGCCGGGGAATAGACCAGGAAACGCGCAAACAGACGACCTTTTGAAGCCAATCGATGCGAATGCGAAGGCGGAAAGTGCTGCCAAGGCCGGACCGTCAGATGGCGAAGCTCTCCGCGAAGACATAACCACTTCAGTTCAAGTCAACGGCACACCCTCGAGAGGAAACGGTACACCAGCGCGTGGAGGTCGTGGAGGAAGTCATGCAAGTATTGCAGGGACTGGAGGCACGGATGCGATGATGATTGATACCGGACTTGCCATGGCGCAAAGCACACCAGTAACTGCCCGAGGACGAGGTCGCGGCAGAGGCGGTGGCCGACCCAGAGGGAAAGGGCGCGGTGGAGGCCGTGGTGGGAAGCGAAAGCGGGATGAGGACGATGATGGTGCCTCAGACTCCAGCGACGAGATCACACCCATTGCCACAATGACAAAGTCAGGTCGTTCAATACAGAAACCAACCAGTTTTGTCCCGCCTCCGCCATCTCCCACGACGAACAAGAGAAGACGACACTACACGAACCGAAAGAATCCAGAATCCGCAGTCTGCAAAGTCTGCTTGCGTGGTACTAGTCCTGCCAGCAACCAGGTTGTTTTCTGCGATGGATGCAATGCGCCATATCATCAGTGGTGCCATAAGCCGCCGATACCAAGCGCAGTCACTGAAGATGTCGACAAGGAATGGTTTTGCGCCGAGTGTGAGAGTGAGAGGGTGGTTCCTGTTCCTCAAGCAGAGGTTGCCAGCTTTGTGAGCGGAGAAGGTATCCCAGCTGAAGAG CGTCAACAGTACTTCTCACGGCTGCCTCCGGGTATGCTCGTAACACTGCTCACCAAAGCCACGACGATGAAACCTGACTTGCCTCTATTCGCTCCGGAGTTCAAGACGAAGCAGCAAGCAAATGCCGCTGGTACGAATGGTACGAATGGACACACTTCGACATCGAAAGCAGCTTTCGCGCCACCTTCACAACCACACCTAGGCTCTGTCCGTCCATCAATACCAGCCGCGCATCCTGACGACGACAATTACGGTCCAGATACTCATCCGCCAAACTACCCTACCCCAGGCCAAGGACTGATGAGTACGCTTCCTCCAGAAACAGAAGATTTGCAGTACCTGGTTGAAGACGAAGACAAGCACGGCGTGTTCACACATGTCTATAGGACCGACATAGCCGCAGCGATGAGCCAGAGTACTGGTCCCGGCTCTGGTACTCCATGA